From a region of the Phragmites australis chromosome 21, lpPhrAust1.1, whole genome shotgun sequence genome:
- the LOC133903308 gene encoding UTP:RNA uridylyltransferase 1-like, translated as MASSGGGGRGSHPSVSSSAANHPSPASLDGGLLLRLLQNPPPHPRAQTPAPPPGAPGPQDFFVDPAVAAVGPLFPTPPQMQGGGFAWPSPSAQQPPQQQQLRFPDPRFAPSVDPYAALRGGGFEAADAVRPERPRPGAPPPGFGKVSHQAASGRETPNAFGGMPNREQNQHRPRGFSRTLNKEPRTTEAAQEVFGIPGRNPLGEQHMPITSGRDAAAGMMYREQRHDHFLSRTPPDMNGNRPFGRMPLGEPHTLPSPGGRTLRGDQHTPQITGGGILHRGQGQQDPRVANTPQREQRWQGYRDEKGHVPRKLPNVNVRDIFGKKPVKELHHVTVPASSSVPVYVREDRVNSLDDAIIGEVGLEHGMGGEVVAEARKFEVSHQKSEVRFAREDEEEDNDGREEDVMIEQLTESLVINDNGEAKGVVLQKSGLRSKDFRSDFSRGHHVSSQRIRIQRRHRPCRYDIDQFTPSFLLIFESLVPSEEEIAKQKQLLTALSRLINKEWPNSRLYLYGSCANSFGFSNSDIDLCLSIDDKEMSKVDIILKLADILEAGNLQNIQALTRARVPIVKLMDPETGLSCDICVNNLLAVVNTKLLKDYAQIDRRLRQLAFIVKHWAKSRRVNETYQGTLSSYAYVIMCIHLLQLRRILPCLQEMETTYYVTVDENNCAYFDQVDKLNNYGAHNKDTVSRLLWAFFHYWAYEHDYTRDVISIRTGRIISKERKDWTRRVGNDRHLICIEDPFETSHDLGRVVDKFTIKILREEFERAANILQFDPNPSVTLFEPYVPPLLPSLIQEEMVSTAGVDL; from the exons ATGGCCTCGTCCGGCGGCGGGGGCAGAGGGTCCCACCCGTCAGTCTCCTCATCCGCCGCCAACCACCCCTCGCCGGCGTCGCTCgacggcggcctcctcctccgtctccTCCAAAACCCTCCTCCCCACCCGCGCGCGCAAACCCCCGCCCCGCCCCCCGGCGCACCGGGGCCGCAGGACTTCTTCGTCGaccccgccgtcgccgctgtGGGGCCGCTCTTCCCCACCCCGCCGCAGATGCAGGGGGGCGGCTTCGCGTGGCCCTCCCCCTCGGCCCAgcagccgccgcagcagcagcagctccggtTCCCCGATCCCCGATTCGCGCCGTCCGTGGATCCCTACGCGGCGCTACGCGGCGGTGGGTTTGAAGCCGCGGATGCGGTCAGGCCAGAGAGGCCCCGGCCAGGGGCGCCGCCTCCGGGTTTCGGCAAGGTTTCGCACCAGGCCGCCTCAGGCCGTGAGACGCCGAATGCGTTTGGGGGGATGCCGAATAGGGAGCAGAACCAGCATCGTCCAAGGGGTTTCAGTAGGACGTTGAATAAAGAGCCTCGGACCACTGAAGCCGCTCAGGAAGTGTTCGGCATTCCTGGCAGAAATCCGCTTGGAGAGCAGCATATGCCAATAACCAGTGGCCGTGATGCTGCTGCAGGAATGATGTATAGGGAGCAGCGGCATGATCACTTTTTATCAAGGACACCGCCTGATATGAATGGCAACAGACCGTTTGGTCGGATGCCTCTTGGAGAGCCGCATACGCTTCCTAGCCCAGGTGGCAGGACACTACGTGGAGATCAGCACACGCCTCAGATCACAGGGGGCGGGATACTTCACAGAGGTCAGGGGCAGCAAGACCCACGTGTAGCGAACACACCACAAAGGGAGCAACGGTGGCAAGGGTATAGGGACGAAAAGGGCCATGTTCCACGGAAGCTGCCAAATGTGAATGTGCGTGATATATTTGGTAAGAAACCAGTGAAAGAATTGCACCATGTAACAGTACCTGCCAGTAGTTCAGTTCCTGTGTATGTTAGGGAGGATAGAGTGAATAGTTTGGACGATGCTATAATTGGGGAAGTAGGTTTGGAGCATGGAATGGGTGGAGAGGTGGTAGCGGAGGCAAGGAAGTTTGAAGTATCGCATCAGAAGAGCGAGGTTAGATTTGCCagggaggatgaggaagaagacaatGATGGCAGGGAGGAGGATGTTATGATTGAGCAGTTGACGGAAAGtctggtgattaatgacaatggTGAGGCCAAGGGAGTGGTATTGCAAAAAAGTGGCCTAAGGAGCAAG GACTTCAGGTCAGACTTTTCTAGAGGGCATCATGTATCAAGCCAACGTATAAGAATTCAGAGGAGACACAGGCCATGTCGCTATGACATAGATCAATTTACACCTAGtttcttgttaatttttgaATCATTAGTGCCTTCAGAGGAGGAAATTGCAAAGCAGAAGCAGTTGTTAACAGCTCTCAGCAGACTAATAAACAAGGAATGGCCTAATTCAAGACTATACCTCTATGGATCATGTGCAAATTCCTTTGGTTTCTCAAATAGTGATATTGACCTTTGTCTCTCTATTGATGACAAGGAAATGAGCAAGGTCGATATTATATTGAAATTAGCAGACATTCTCGAAGCTGGTAATCTCCAGAATATTCAG GCATTAACTCGAGCAAGAGTCCCAATAGTGAAGCTTATGGATCCAGAAACAGGGCTTTCCTGTGATATATGTGTCAATAATCTTTTAGCAGTTGTTAACACAAAACTTTTGAAAGATTATGCACAAATAGATAGAAGGTTACGGCAGTTGGCATTCATTGTGAAGCATTGGGCTAAATCTCGCCGAGTAAATGAAACTTACCAAGGAACACTTTCTAGTTATGC ATATGTAATAATGTGCATCCACCTCCTACAGCTGCGAAGAATACTCCCATGTCTACAG GAAATGGAGACAACCTACTATGTCACTGTGGATGAAAATAACTGTGCTTACTTTGACCAAGTGGACAAGCTTAATAACTATGGCGCTCACAACAAAGATACCGTCTCAAGGCTGCTTTGGGCCTTTTTCCATTACTGGGCGTATGAGCATGATTACACAAGAGATGTCATATCGATTCGTACTGGAAGGATCATTAG CAAGGAGAGGAAAGACTGGACGAGACGGGTTGGAAATGACAGGCATCTCATATGCATTGAGGATCCTTTTGAGACCTCCCATGATCTTGGTCGTGTTGTCGACAAGTTCACCATCAAAATACTCCGGGAGGAATTCGAGCGTGCTGCCAATATACTGCAGTTTGATCCAAACCCCAGTGTCACGCTTTTTGAGCCTTATGTGCCCCCTCTGTTGCCGAGCCTGATCCAGGAAGAAATGGTGAGCACTGCTGGAGTAGATCTATGA
- the LOC133903196 gene encoding 4-hydroxybenzoate polyprenyltransferase, mitochondrial-like, translated as MELSSSGVLVARCILGACSLPLVFTYPLIRRFTCWPQAYLGLTINLGALLGWAAIKESLDYAIILPLYTASICWTLVYGTIYAHQDKEDDLKVGVKSTALRFGDMTKYWISAFAAACIGSLALSGYNADIAWPYYLFLTTAAAQLAWQISIVDLSNRSDCNRKFVSNKWFGASVFAGILFGLLVS; from the exons ATGGAGCTGTCATCTTCAGGGGTGCTGGTTGCACG CTGTATTCTTGGAGCCTGTTCACTTCCTCTGGTATTCACTTATCCCTTGATTAGGAGGTTCACATGTTGG CCTCAAGCCTATCTTGGATTGACCATCAATTTGGGAGCTTTGCTAGGATGGGCTGCTATCAAAGAAAGCTTAGATTATGCGATTATCCTTCCATTGTACACTGCTAGTATCTGTTGGACACTGGTATATGGCACTATCTATGCACATCA GGATAAAGAAGATGACCTCAAAGTAGGAGTCAAGTCCACGGCCTTAAGATTTGGAGATATGACCAAGTACTGGATTAGTGCCTTTGCTGCTGCTTGCATTGGCAGCTTAGCACTCAGTGGCTACAATGCTGACATTG CATGGCCCTACTATCTTTTTCTGACAACTGCAGCTGCACAGTTGGCATGGCAGATCTCAATTGTCGACTTATCTAACCGTTCAGATTGCAACAGGAA GTTTGTGTCAAATAAGTGGTTTGGAGCTTCGGTATTTGCTGGAATTCTATTTGGGCTACTTGTATCATGA